The genomic window ACGGATACCATTCGCAGCTATACTCATTGGAAAAGAGTGGATCGAATGCATGATGTCATCGCGACACTCAGGGGAGGGCTGATCGTCTCCTGCCAGGCGGAGCCGGGCGACCCACTCTGGGGTGTCGATCACATGGTCGCGCTCGCCCGGGCAGCAGCGGTGGGCGGGGCCGTGGCCATTCGGACCAACTACCCCCAACACGTGAGCGCCATCAGGCAGGCGGTTCCGCTGCCTGTGATCGGAATCTACAAGAAACACTATCCAAACTCGCCCGTCTACATCACGCCCACCATGGCGGAGGTGTGCGCCATCGCCGAGGCCGGCGCCGACATCGTGGCGGTGGAGCTCACCGACCAGCCGCGGCCCGACGGCCTCTCCAACGCCGAGTTCATCGCCCAGATCCGCCGCGCCTGCCCCGGGCTGCGGGTGATGGCGGACATCTCCACCCTCGCCGAGGGGCAGGCGGCCG from Symbiobacterium terraclitae includes these protein-coding regions:
- a CDS encoding N-acetylmannosamine-6-phosphate 2-epimerase encodes the protein MHDVIATLRGGLIVSCQAEPGDPLWGVDHMVALARAAAVGGAVAIRTNYPQHVSAIRQAVPLPVIGIYKKHYPNSPVYITPTMAEVCAIAEAGADIVAVELTDQPRPDGLSNAEFIAQIRRACPGLRVMADISTLAEGQAAAALGVDLVSTTLSGYTPYSRQMDGPDLQLIGELARSVSVPVVAEGRFWDPRDCARALELGAHAVVVGTAITRPQTVTAWYVQAMRAAARPTL